Proteins encoded together in one Schumannella luteola window:
- a CDS encoding Na+/H+ antiporter NhaA: MSLLRSERVGAVLLLVAALLGLVVANSPLGSGARELQEAHLGIPLLGIDLSVGHWISDGLLAVFFLLAAIELKHELTTGELNSPTRALRPAVAAVGGVVVPIVIFLVVVGASGGGVELLRGWPVPTATDIAFALGVLAVFGRGMPSRVRSFLLALAILDDIIAIVIIALVFAHTPDLLMLAGALIAVVAFGLLSVLLRRDSITARPLRVLIGVVMGVLGLAAWVLVLRSGIHATIAGVALGLAMSAPPAGRLRHRLEPISNATVLPLFAFSAALVVIPAVAPSELSPVFWGIALALPLGKIIGISLGAILSAGFVPKASRARPDLGDALAVGALGGIGFTVSLLMNQLAFAADRTVADEGTLAVLVGSGVSIVLAAVLLRWRVRRRRTLQPAPGAAAGAAATPASS, translated from the coding sequence ATGTCTCTTCTCCGTTCTGAGCGCGTCGGCGCAGTCCTCCTCCTCGTAGCGGCCCTGCTCGGCCTCGTCGTCGCGAACTCGCCGCTCGGCTCGGGCGCCCGCGAGCTGCAGGAGGCGCACCTCGGCATTCCGCTTCTCGGCATCGACCTCTCGGTCGGGCACTGGATCAGCGACGGCCTGCTCGCCGTGTTCTTCCTGCTCGCGGCGATCGAGCTCAAGCACGAGCTGACCACCGGCGAGCTGAATTCGCCGACGCGGGCGCTGCGCCCGGCGGTGGCGGCGGTCGGCGGCGTCGTCGTGCCGATCGTGATCTTCCTCGTCGTGGTCGGCGCGTCCGGCGGCGGGGTCGAACTGCTGCGCGGCTGGCCGGTTCCCACCGCGACCGACATCGCCTTCGCGCTCGGGGTGCTCGCCGTCTTCGGCCGGGGGATGCCGTCGCGGGTCCGGTCGTTCCTGCTGGCCCTCGCGATCCTCGACGACATCATCGCGATCGTGATCATCGCGCTCGTCTTCGCGCACACGCCCGATCTGCTGATGCTCGCCGGTGCGCTGATCGCCGTCGTGGCGTTCGGGCTGCTCAGCGTGCTGCTGCGCCGCGACAGCATCACCGCGCGACCGCTGCGCGTGCTCATCGGCGTCGTCATGGGAGTGCTCGGTCTCGCCGCCTGGGTGCTCGTGCTGCGGTCGGGCATCCACGCCACCATCGCCGGGGTCGCGCTCGGACTCGCGATGAGCGCTCCGCCTGCGGGGCGGCTGCGCCACCGGCTCGAGCCGATCTCGAATGCGACCGTGCTGCCGCTGTTCGCCTTCTCGGCTGCGCTGGTCGTGATTCCCGCCGTCGCCCCGTCCGAGCTGTCGCCGGTGTTCTGGGGCATCGCCCTGGCGCTGCCGCTCGGCAAGATCATCGGCATCTCGCTCGGCGCGATCCTCTCGGCCGGTTTCGTGCCGAAGGCGTCGCGCGCCCGACCCGATCTGGGCGACGCGCTCGCCGTCGGCGCGCTCGGCGGCATCGGATTCACGGTGTCGCTGCTCATGAACCAGCTCGCGTTCGCGGCCGATCGGACCGTCGCCGACGAAGGAACGCTGGCCGTGCTCGTCGGCTCGGGGGTGTCGATCGTGCTCGCCGCGGTGCTGCTGCGCTGGCGCGTGCGGCGTCGTCGGACGCTGCAGCCGGCGCCGGGCGCGGCGGCGGGCGCGGCGGCGACGCCGGCGTCGTCCTGA
- a CDS encoding 3' terminal RNA ribose 2'-O-methyltransferase Hen1, producing the protein MLLTLSYSAPNATDLGYLLHKHPDRHQSFSLSVGRAHVFYPQADDDRCTAALMLEVDAIDLVRSKRLKASDAFSLGHYVNDRPYASSSMLAVAIGQVFRTAMTGRCDARPELAATPLALEVELTSVPVRGGDDLVRRLFAPLGWSVEVTPTPLDASFPAWGDSPYSTVRLAGELLLGAALRQIYVLLPVLDDTKHYWVSDDEVGKLLRAGEGWLAVHPERELITRRYLAHQRSMVVDATARLVESGDDVAVETPEVNTAAPLYQLRAEAVMTALKDVGARRVADVGCGEGALLRRLLVDPVFTQITGSDVAARELAKAEEALNLRELSDRQRERIRLIQSSATYHDPRLRDQDAIVLMEVVEHLEPERLPALVGSIFGDAKPGAVIVTTPNADYNPLYPALPAGRFRHPDHRFEWTRAEFADWAATVGATHGYVVEHRTIGEVDAAAGSPTQLALFRRI; encoded by the coding sequence GTGCTCCTCACTCTCAGCTACTCCGCCCCGAACGCCACCGACCTCGGCTACCTGCTGCACAAGCATCCCGATCGCCACCAGTCCTTCTCCTTGAGCGTGGGGCGCGCGCACGTCTTCTACCCGCAGGCCGACGACGACCGGTGCACGGCCGCCCTGATGCTCGAGGTGGATGCGATCGACCTGGTGCGCAGCAAGCGCCTCAAGGCGAGCGACGCCTTCAGCCTCGGCCACTACGTCAACGACCGGCCGTACGCCTCGTCGTCGATGCTCGCCGTCGCGATCGGCCAGGTCTTCCGCACGGCGATGACCGGGCGCTGCGATGCCCGACCCGAGCTCGCGGCGACGCCGCTGGCGCTCGAGGTCGAGCTGACGTCGGTGCCGGTCCGCGGCGGCGACGACCTCGTGCGCCGGCTGTTCGCGCCGCTCGGCTGGAGCGTCGAGGTGACCCCGACGCCGCTCGACGCGTCGTTCCCGGCCTGGGGCGATTCGCCGTACTCGACGGTGCGGCTCGCGGGCGAGCTGCTGCTCGGCGCCGCGCTGCGGCAGATCTACGTGCTGCTGCCGGTGCTCGACGACACGAAGCACTACTGGGTCAGCGACGACGAGGTCGGCAAGCTGCTGCGCGCCGGCGAGGGCTGGCTCGCCGTGCACCCCGAGCGCGAGCTGATCACGCGGCGGTACCTGGCGCACCAGCGGTCGATGGTGGTGGATGCGACGGCCCGGCTCGTCGAGTCCGGCGACGACGTCGCGGTCGAGACCCCCGAGGTGAACACGGCGGCGCCGCTCTACCAGTTGCGCGCCGAGGCCGTCATGACGGCGCTGAAGGATGTCGGCGCGCGCCGCGTCGCCGACGTCGGCTGCGGTGAGGGGGCGCTGCTGCGCCGCCTGCTCGTCGACCCCGTCTTCACGCAGATCACCGGATCCGATGTCGCAGCGCGTGAGCTCGCGAAGGCGGAGGAGGCGCTGAACCTGCGCGAGCTCAGCGACCGGCAACGTGAGCGCATCCGACTCATCCAGTCGTCCGCGACCTATCACGACCCGCGACTGCGCGATCAGGACGCGATCGTGCTCATGGAGGTCGTCGAGCACCTCGAGCCCGAGCGGCTGCCCGCGCTGGTCGGCTCGATCTTCGGCGACGCGAAGCCGGGCGCCGTGATCGTCACGACGCCGAACGCCGACTACAACCCGCTCTACCCGGCGCTGCCTGCCGGGCGGTTCCGGCATCCCGACCACCGTTTCGAGTGGACGCGCGCCGAGTTCGCCGACTGGGCCGCGACCGTCGGCGCGACGCACGGCTACGTCGTCGAGCACCGCACGATCGGCGAGGTGGACGCGGCGGCCGGCTCGCCCACCCAGCTCGCCCTGTTCCGGAGGATCTGA
- a CDS encoding aldose 1-epimerase family protein, with protein MTSDGATTRIPTTAATTPADPAPAPASSERTPIGRRIHLSGGGVEAVIGTVAATLASLRVDGVQLTEPIAENAWPAYCNGIFLAPWPNRVRDGRWTHDGAVQQLDVTERDRNNALHGLLQFTDHEIREQTATSVTLGALIPAQHGWPFTLDSWVRYELVPGGLRATHGVRNLSGVTAPYATGVHPYLRLGDVPVRELRVTVPAASCIEVDDRLNPTGVKPVDGTPVDLRAGRLFSDLDLDTAYADLDPVDGATAWIEAPDGSRLTLLQDPDWRWVQVFTTSIFPAGGWTAVDPATSGPDLEGSGYLGGPLGDAIAIEPMTAPPDALNSGEGLIHLQPGAEWSGSWALRYTPAPADAAAGDQA; from the coding sequence GTGACGAGCGACGGAGCCACCACCCGCATCCCCACGACCGCAGCCACCACGCCCGCCGATCCCGCGCCCGCGCCGGCGTCGAGCGAGCGCACGCCGATCGGCCGCCGCATCCACCTCTCCGGCGGCGGCGTCGAGGCCGTGATCGGCACGGTCGCCGCGACCCTCGCCTCGCTGCGCGTCGACGGCGTGCAGCTGACCGAGCCGATCGCCGAGAACGCCTGGCCGGCCTACTGCAACGGCATCTTCCTGGCGCCGTGGCCGAACCGCGTGCGCGACGGCCGCTGGACGCACGACGGCGCGGTCCAGCAGCTCGACGTGACCGAACGCGACCGGAACAACGCGCTGCACGGCCTGCTGCAGTTCACCGACCACGAGATCCGCGAGCAGACGGCGACCTCGGTGACGCTCGGCGCGCTCATCCCGGCCCAGCACGGCTGGCCCTTCACGCTCGACAGCTGGGTGCGCTACGAGCTCGTGCCCGGCGGACTGCGCGCGACCCACGGCGTTCGCAACCTCTCGGGCGTCACCGCGCCCTATGCGACGGGCGTGCACCCCTACCTGCGCCTCGGCGATGTGCCGGTGCGCGAGCTGCGCGTCACCGTGCCGGCGGCGAGCTGCATCGAGGTGGACGACCGCCTCAACCCGACCGGCGTGAAGCCGGTCGACGGCACCCCCGTCGACCTGCGGGCCGGCCGCCTGTTCAGCGACCTCGACCTCGACACCGCCTACGCCGACCTCGACCCCGTCGACGGTGCGACGGCGTGGATCGAGGCGCCCGACGGATCCCGTCTGACGCTGCTGCAGGACCCGGACTGGCGCTGGGTGCAGGTGTTCACCACGTCGATCTTCCCGGCCGGCGGCTGGACCGCCGTCGACCCGGCGACCTCCGGTCCGGACCTCGAGGGCAGCGGCTACCTCGGCGGTCCGCTGGGCGACGCGATCGCGATCGAGCCGATGACCGCGCCGCCGGACGCGCTCAACTCGGGCGAGGGGCTCATCCACCTGCAGCCGGGCGCCGAATGGTCGGGCTCGTGGGCGCTGCGCTACACGCCGGCGCCGGCCGACGCGGCCGCGGGCGATCAGGCCTGA
- a CDS encoding aldose 1-epimerase family protein → MTDARVPSPHPDSAVPAAAAATSALVGTSPVAALGAPAPVSGPRFELRSGDARAVIGSVAAVLCELEVDGHALTETVPVDSLPPQGCGIVLAPWPNRVRGARWTLRAADSGAAADAELELDLTDPKWNAASHGLLRNTAYRLVDHTPSTVELAALIPPQHGWPFELETRVRYALEPDGLVVTHHVSNVGATRAPWAVGAHPYLRVGDTPAADLELRVPAGVALEVDATLIPVGAHPVGDDEDLRAGSRVGDLELNTAFVVNAAPHSSADDAVDAVDADGAREIARLTAPGGAATQLWGDPAFLWVQVFTPSDFPRPLGGHEPTGKAVALEPMTAPADALNSGEGLLWLEPGASWSASWGIRRIAGAEKRHP, encoded by the coding sequence ATGACCGACGCCCGCGTGCCGTCTCCGCATCCCGACTCCGCCGTGCCGGCCGCCGCCGCGGCCACCTCCGCGCTCGTCGGCACCTCGCCGGTCGCCGCTCTCGGCGCGCCCGCGCCGGTGAGCGGACCGCGTTTCGAGCTGCGCAGCGGCGACGCGCGCGCCGTGATCGGCTCGGTCGCCGCGGTGCTCTGCGAACTCGAGGTCGACGGGCACGCACTGACCGAGACGGTGCCGGTCGACAGCCTCCCGCCGCAGGGCTGCGGCATCGTGCTCGCGCCCTGGCCGAACCGGGTGCGCGGCGCGCGCTGGACTCTGCGAGCCGCCGACAGCGGCGCCGCAGCCGACGCCGAGCTCGAGCTCGACCTGACCGACCCGAAGTGGAACGCCGCCTCGCACGGCCTGCTGCGCAACACCGCCTACCGGCTCGTCGACCACACGCCCTCGACCGTCGAGCTCGCGGCGCTTATCCCGCCGCAGCACGGCTGGCCCTTCGAGCTCGAGACCCGGGTGCGCTACGCGCTCGAGCCCGACGGCCTCGTCGTGACCCATCACGTGAGCAACGTCGGGGCGACGCGGGCGCCGTGGGCGGTCGGCGCGCATCCCTACCTGCGTGTGGGCGACACGCCCGCAGCCGATCTCGAGCTGCGGGTGCCCGCCGGGGTGGCGCTCGAGGTGGATGCGACGCTCATCCCCGTCGGAGCCCACCCCGTCGGCGACGACGAAGACCTGCGAGCCGGGAGTCGGGTCGGCGACCTCGAGCTCAACACGGCGTTCGTGGTGAATGCGGCGCCCCACTCGAGTGCGGACGACGCCGTCGACGCCGTCGACGCCGACGGCGCCCGCGAGATCGCCCGCCTCACCGCGCCGGGCGGCGCCGCGACGCAGCTCTGGGGCGACCCGGCGTTCCTCTGGGTGCAGGTGTTCACGCCCAGCGACTTCCCCCGCCCGCTCGGCGGCCACGAGCCGACTGGGAAGGCCGTCGCGCTCGAGCCGATGACCGCCCCGGCGGACGCGCTCAACTCCGGCGAGGGCCTTCTCTGGCTCGAGCCGGGCGCGAGCTGGTCGGCCTCGTGGGGCATCCGCCGCATCGCGGGCGCCGAGAAGCGGCACCCCTAG
- a CDS encoding DeoR/GlpR family DNA-binding transcription regulator, translating into MAGNDRIDPAARPVTARREQLTALVAERGFVRVADAADELGVSTVTLRGDLEALAADGLLRRVHGGAMPPVPEHRESSMELSSERQSAVKRAIARRAAALVAPGTSVLLDVGSTTLAVAEALVERTELADVVVITNGLSVALALERAIPRFDVIVTGGTLRPLQHSLVNPVAASTLEGLHADLAIIGCTGVDRAGRVTNVNLPEAEVKRAMLGAADRAVLVADGSKLGVTHLGRVGALADFEAVVTGGEVADAAVLDAVREAGCRLLAVDARG; encoded by the coding sequence ATGGCCGGTAACGATCGGATCGACCCCGCCGCGCGCCCGGTGACGGCGCGGCGCGAACAGCTCACCGCCCTCGTCGCCGAGCGCGGCTTCGTGCGCGTGGCCGATGCCGCCGACGAGCTCGGCGTGAGCACCGTGACGCTGCGCGGCGACCTCGAGGCGCTCGCCGCGGACGGGCTGCTGCGGCGCGTGCACGGCGGAGCGATGCCGCCGGTTCCCGAGCACCGCGAGTCGTCGATGGAGCTCTCGAGCGAACGGCAGAGCGCCGTGAAGCGGGCCATCGCGCGTCGTGCCGCGGCTCTCGTCGCCCCGGGTACGAGCGTGCTGCTCGACGTCGGCTCCACCACGCTGGCGGTCGCCGAGGCGCTCGTCGAGCGCACCGAGCTGGCGGATGTCGTCGTCATCACGAACGGGCTCTCGGTCGCCCTCGCGCTCGAGCGGGCGATCCCGCGCTTCGACGTGATCGTCACCGGCGGCACGCTGCGTCCGCTGCAGCACTCGCTCGTGAACCCCGTCGCCGCCTCCACGCTCGAGGGCCTGCACGCCGACCTCGCGATCATCGGCTGCACCGGCGTCGACCGTGCCGGGCGCGTCACGAACGTGAACCTGCCCGAGGCCGAGGTCAAGCGCGCGATGCTCGGCGCCGCCGATCGGGCTGTGCTCGTCGCCGACGGCTCGAAGCTCGGCGTGACCCACCTCGGGCGCGTCGGCGCGCTCGCCGACTTCGAGGCGGTCGTGACCGGCGGCGAGGTCGCCGATGCGGCGGTGCTCGACGCGGTGCGCGAGGCCGGATGCCGTCTGCTGGCGGTGGATGCGCGCGGCTGA
- the galT gene encoding galactose-1-phosphate uridylyltransferase, whose amino-acid sequence MTAAGIAIHPTRLADGRELIYFDDADTTLGPERRLDTRTLDARPETATMRLDVLTGEWVSIAAARQNRVVNPSAALDPLAPQSDDNPSEIPDLYDVAVFENRSPSFGPALAGASTDPVDAPVAADAPQGLADLATLGYGRTRTSVGRCEVVCFSPEAEGSFGTQTPSRARTVIEAWAHRTAALSALPGVEQVFPFENRGAAIGVTLPHPHGQIYSYPYITPRTQRLLASLDELGPDMFDRILDSERDSSRVLLAGEHWTAFVPFAARWPLEIHLVPHRHVPDFAATSDAERDELAQVYLRLLRGVDAIYGDPTPYIAAWHQAPVNVARDSARLHLQLTSPRRGRDKLKYTAGSEAAMGAWIGDIRPEAAAETIRAAIPAGV is encoded by the coding sequence GTGACCGCTGCCGGCATCGCCATCCACCCCACGCGTCTCGCCGACGGCCGCGAGCTCATCTACTTCGACGACGCCGACACGACCCTCGGGCCCGAGCGCCGCCTCGACACCCGCACGCTCGATGCGCGCCCCGAGACGGCCACCATGCGTCTCGACGTGCTGACCGGCGAGTGGGTGTCGATCGCGGCGGCCCGGCAGAACCGGGTCGTCAACCCGAGCGCCGCGCTCGACCCGCTCGCCCCGCAGAGCGACGACAACCCCAGCGAGATCCCCGATCTCTACGACGTCGCCGTGTTCGAGAACCGCTCCCCCTCCTTCGGCCCCGCGCTCGCGGGCGCCTCGACGGATCCGGTGGATGCGCCGGTCGCCGCCGACGCGCCCCAGGGTCTCGCCGACCTCGCGACGCTCGGCTACGGCCGCACCCGCACCTCGGTCGGCCGCTGCGAGGTCGTCTGCTTCAGCCCCGAGGCCGAGGGTTCGTTCGGAACCCAGACGCCCAGCCGCGCCCGCACCGTGATCGAGGCCTGGGCGCACCGCACCGCCGCGCTCTCCGCCCTGCCCGGCGTCGAGCAGGTGTTCCCCTTCGAGAATCGCGGCGCAGCGATCGGCGTCACGCTCCCGCACCCGCACGGGCAGATCTACTCCTACCCCTACATCACGCCGCGCACCCAGCGGCTGCTCGCCTCGCTCGACGAGCTCGGGCCCGACATGTTCGACCGCATCCTCGACAGCGAGCGCGACTCCTCGCGCGTGCTGCTCGCCGGCGAGCACTGGACCGCCTTCGTGCCCTTCGCCGCGCGCTGGCCCCTCGAGATCCACCTCGTGCCGCATCGCCACGTGCCCGACTTCGCCGCGACGAGCGACGCCGAGCGCGACGAGCTCGCGCAGGTCTACCTGCGGCTGCTGCGGGGCGTGGATGCGATCTACGGCGACCCGACGCCCTACATCGCCGCCTGGCACCAGGCCCCCGTCAACGTCGCCCGCGACTCCGCGCGCCTGCATCTGCAGCTCACCTCGCCGCGCCGCGGCCGCGACAAGCTCAAGTACACGGCGGGATCGGAAGCCGCTATGGGAGCCTGGATCGGCGACATCCGCCCCGAGGCCGCCGCCGAGACCATCCGCGCGGCGATCCCCGCCGGCGTCTGA
- the pip gene encoding prolyl aminopeptidase has protein sequence METDALYPPIEPHDSGELEVGDGHRLYWEVSGNPDGKPVVFLHGGPGAGTAPWQRRFFDPERYRIVLFDQRACGRSTPHAGDPETDLSAVTTQHLVADIETLRIHLGVDRWQVFGGSWGSALALAYAQAHPEAVTELVLRGIFTLRRSELDWFYEGGAAALFPDLWEGFLAPIPVEERTPGGLIQAYHRRLVDPDPAVHVPPAVAWTIWESSTITLRPDAEKIAEAAEPREATAFARIENHFFVNGGWMEEGQLIAHVDRIRHIPAVIVQGRYDACTPMATAWDLHRAWPEAEFTVVDDAGHAASEPGIARALRAATDRFAEVSGS, from the coding sequence ATGGAAACGGACGCGCTGTACCCGCCGATCGAACCGCACGACTCCGGTGAGCTGGAGGTCGGCGACGGCCACCGCCTCTACTGGGAGGTGAGCGGCAACCCCGACGGCAAGCCGGTCGTCTTCCTGCACGGCGGCCCCGGCGCCGGCACCGCGCCCTGGCAGCGTCGCTTCTTCGACCCGGAGCGCTATCGCATCGTGCTGTTCGATCAGCGCGCCTGCGGCCGCAGCACGCCGCACGCCGGCGACCCGGAGACCGACCTCAGCGCGGTGACGACGCAGCACCTGGTCGCCGACATCGAGACCCTGCGCATCCACCTCGGCGTCGACCGCTGGCAGGTTTTCGGCGGATCGTGGGGCAGCGCCCTCGCGCTCGCCTACGCGCAGGCGCACCCCGAGGCGGTGACCGAGCTCGTGCTGCGCGGCATCTTCACGCTGCGCCGCAGCGAGCTCGACTGGTTCTACGAGGGCGGAGCGGCGGCGTTGTTCCCCGACCTGTGGGAGGGCTTCCTCGCGCCGATCCCCGTCGAGGAGAGGACGCCGGGAGGGCTCATCCAGGCCTATCACCGCCGGCTCGTCGACCCCGACCCGGCGGTGCACGTGCCGCCGGCCGTCGCGTGGACGATCTGGGAGTCGTCGACGATCACCCTCCGCCCCGACGCGGAGAAGATCGCCGAGGCGGCCGAGCCGCGCGAGGCCACCGCCTTCGCGCGCATCGAGAACCACTTCTTCGTCAACGGCGGGTGGATGGAGGAGGGGCAGCTGATCGCGCACGTCGACCGCATCCGCCACATCCCCGCCGTGATCGTGCAGGGCCGCTACGACGCCTGCACGCCGATGGCGACCGCGTGGGATCTGCACCGGGCGTGGCCCGAGGCCGAGTTCACGGTCGTCGACGACGCCGGCCACGCCGCATCGGAGCCGGGGATCGCGCGGGCGCTGCGGGCGGCGACCGATCGCTTCGCCGAGGTGTCGGGCTCGTGA
- a CDS encoding VIT1/CCC1 transporter family protein — MSGVAPAPTERQLRRWRGYLADERVEAALYLQLAQRKTGEEREILLGLADAEKRHEEHWLELLGDRVGRPRAGSLRTRLLVLLARRFGSVFVLALAQRAEARSPYDDDADATEQMAADERIHGEVLRGLAARGRERLSGTFRAAVFGANDGLVSNLALVLGVGATGVDPKTVLFTGVAGLLAGALSMGAGEFVSVRSQRELLAASHPDPEADAALPHLDVDANELALVYRARGETPEEAAAHARRTFARLAASDPALATGSIETVGDQHEAVGSPWRAATSSFLFFASGAIIPVLPYLFGATGLLAVVIAAVLVGIALLGTGAVVGLLSGASPLLRALRQLGIGFGAAAATYLLGLLFGAAGI; from the coding sequence ATGAGCGGCGTCGCGCCTGCGCCGACCGAGCGACAGCTGCGCCGCTGGCGCGGCTATCTCGCCGACGAACGCGTCGAGGCCGCGCTCTACCTGCAGCTCGCCCAGCGCAAGACGGGGGAGGAGCGCGAGATCCTGCTCGGCCTCGCTGACGCCGAGAAGCGGCACGAGGAGCACTGGCTCGAGCTGCTCGGCGATCGCGTCGGGCGTCCCCGCGCCGGCAGTCTGCGCACGCGTCTGCTCGTGCTGCTCGCCCGTCGCTTCGGCTCGGTGTTCGTGCTCGCGCTGGCCCAGCGCGCCGAGGCGCGCAGCCCCTACGACGATGACGCGGATGCCACCGAGCAGATGGCGGCCGACGAGCGCATCCACGGCGAGGTGCTGCGCGGTCTCGCGGCGCGAGGGCGCGAGCGGCTCTCCGGCACGTTCCGCGCGGCGGTGTTCGGCGCGAACGACGGCCTCGTCTCGAACCTCGCGCTCGTGCTCGGCGTCGGGGCGACCGGCGTCGACCCGAAGACGGTGCTGTTCACCGGCGTCGCCGGGCTGCTCGCCGGCGCACTCTCGATGGGGGCGGGCGAGTTCGTGTCGGTGCGCTCGCAGCGCGAGCTGCTCGCCGCATCCCACCCCGACCCCGAGGCGGATGCCGCGCTGCCGCACCTCGACGTCGACGCGAACGAGCTCGCGCTGGTCTACCGGGCGCGGGGTGAGACGCCCGAGGAGGCCGCGGCGCACGCGCGGCGCACCTTCGCCCGGCTCGCGGCCTCCGATCCGGCGCTCGCGACCGGCAGCATCGAGACGGTCGGAGACCAGCACGAGGCCGTCGGCTCGCCGTGGCGGGCGGCGACGTCGAGCTTCCTGTTCTTCGCGAGCGGCGCCATCATCCCGGTGCTGCCGTACCTGTTCGGCGCGACCGGGCTGCTCGCGGTCGTGATCGCGGCCGTGCTCGTCGGCATCGCCCTGCTCGGCACGGGCGCCGTGGTCGGTCTGCTCTCCGGCGCCTCGCCGCTGCTGCGCGCGCTGCGGCAGCTCGGCATCGGCTTCGGCGCGGCGGCCGCGACCTACCTGCTCGGCCTGCTGTTCGGGGCCGCCGGCATCTGA